In Lemur catta isolate mLemCat1 chromosome 18, mLemCat1.pri, whole genome shotgun sequence, a genomic segment contains:
- the PFKFB3 gene encoding 6-phosphofructo-2-kinase/fructose-2,6-bisphosphatase 3 isoform X3 translates to MPFRKACGPKLTNSPTVIVMVGLPARGKTYISKKLTRYLNWIGVPTKVFNVGEYRREAVKQYSSYNFFRPDNEEAMKVRKQCALAALRDVKSYLAKEGGQIAVFDATNTTRERRHMILHFAKENDFKAFFIESVCDDPTVVASNIMEVKISSPDYKDCNSAEAMDDFMRRIGCYEASYQPLDPDKWDRDLSLIKVIDVGRRFLVNRVQDHIQSRIVYYLMNIHVQPRTIYLCRHGENEYNLQGRIGGDSGLSSRGKKFASALSQFVEEQNLKGLRVWTSQLKSTIQTAEALRLPYEQWKALNEIDAGVCEELTYEEIKDTYPEEYALREQDKYYYRYPTGESYQDLVQRLEPVIMELERQENVLVICHQAVLRCLLAYFLDKSAEEMPYLKCPLHTVLKLTPVAYGCRVESIYLNVESVNTHRERSEDAKKGPNPLMRRNSVTPLASPEPTKKPRINSFEEHVASTSAALPSCLPPEVPTQLPGQNVKGQNVKGSRSSTDSSRKH, encoded by the exons CCTGTGGGCCGAAGCTGACCAACTCCCCCACGGTGATCGTCATGGTGGGGCTCCCCGCCCGCGGCAAGACCTACATCTCTAAGAAGCTGACCCGCTACCTCAACTGGATCGGCGTCCCCACGAAGG TGTTCAATGTGGGTGAGTACCGCCGGGAGGCCGTGAAGCAGTACAGTTCCTACAACTTCTTTCGCCCCGACAACGAAGAGGCCATGAAAGTGCGAAA GCAGTGTGCCTTAGCTGCCCTGAGAGATGTCAAAAGTTACCTGGCAAAGGAAGGGGGACAAATCGCG GTTTTCGATGCCACCAATACTACTCGAGAGAGGAGACACATGATTCTTCATTTTGCCAAAGAAAACGACTTCAAG GCCTTTTTCATTGAGTCTGTGTGTGACGACCCCACAGTTGTGGCCTCCAACATCATG GAAGTTAAAATCTCCAGCCCGGATTACAAAGACTGCAACTCGGCAGAAGCCATGGACGACTTCATGAGGAGGATCGGCTGCTACGAGGCCAGCTACCAGCCCCTCGACCCCGACAAGTGGGACAG GGACCTGTCGCTGATCAAGGTGATCGACGTGGGCCGGAGGTTCCTGGTGAACAGGGTGCAGGACCACATCCAGAGCCGCATCGTGTACTACCTGATGAACATCCACGTGCAGCCGCGCACCATCTACCTGTGCCGGCACGGCGAGAACGAGTACAACCTGCAGGGCAGGATCGGGGGCGACTCGGGCCTGTCCAGCAGGGGCAAGAAG TTTGCCAGCGCCCTGAGCCAGTTCGTGGAGGAGCAGAACCTGAAGGGGCTCCGGGTGTGGACCAGCCAGCTGAAGAGCACCATCCAGACCGCGGAGGCCCTGCGGCTGCCCTACGAGCAGTGGAAGGCGCTCAACGAGATCGACGCC GGCGTCTGCGAGGAGCTGACCTACGAGGAGATCAAGGACACCTACCCCGAGGAGTACGCGCTGCGCGAGCAGGACAAGTACTACTACCGCTACCCCACCGGGGAG TCCTACCAGGACCTGGTCCAGCGCCTGGAGCCCGTGATCATGGAGCTGGAGCGGCAGGAGAACGTGCTGGTCATCTGCCACCAGGCCGTGCTGCGCTGCCTGCTGGCCTACTTCCTGGACAAGAGCGCAG AGGAGATGCCCTACCTGAAGTGCCCCCTTCACACCGTCCTGAAGCTGACGCCTGTCGCCTACG GTTGCCGCGTGGAGTCCATCTACCTGAACGTGGAGTCGGTCAACACACACCGGGAGCGGTCGGAG GATGCAAAGAAGGGACCTAACCCGCTCATGAGGCGTAATAGTGTCACCCCGCTAGCCAGCCCCGAGCCCACCAAAAAGCCTCGCATCAACAGCTTTGAGGAGCACGTGGCCTCCACCTCGGCCGCCCTGCCCAGCTGCCTGCCCCCGGAGGTGCCCACCCAGCTGCCCGGACAA
- the PFKFB3 gene encoding 6-phosphofructo-2-kinase/fructose-2,6-bisphosphatase 3 isoform X1, whose translation MPLELTQSRVQKIWLPVDHRPSLPRSCGPKLTNSPTVIVMVGLPARGKTYISKKLTRYLNWIGVPTKVFNVGEYRREAVKQYSSYNFFRPDNEEAMKVRKQCALAALRDVKSYLAKEGGQIAVFDATNTTRERRHMILHFAKENDFKAFFIESVCDDPTVVASNIMEVKISSPDYKDCNSAEAMDDFMRRIGCYEASYQPLDPDKWDRDLSLIKVIDVGRRFLVNRVQDHIQSRIVYYLMNIHVQPRTIYLCRHGENEYNLQGRIGGDSGLSSRGKKFASALSQFVEEQNLKGLRVWTSQLKSTIQTAEALRLPYEQWKALNEIDAGVCEELTYEEIKDTYPEEYALREQDKYYYRYPTGESYQDLVQRLEPVIMELERQENVLVICHQAVLRCLLAYFLDKSAEEMPYLKCPLHTVLKLTPVAYGCRVESIYLNVESVNTHRERSEDAKKGPNPLMRRNSVTPLASPEPTKKPRINSFEEHVASTSAALPSCLPPEVPTQLPGQNVKGQNVKGSRSSTDSSRKH comes from the exons ATGCCCCTGGAGCTGACCCAGAGCCGGGTGCAGAAGATCTGGCTGCCGGTCGACCACCGGCCCTCGCTGCCCAGAT CCTGTGGGCCGAAGCTGACCAACTCCCCCACGGTGATCGTCATGGTGGGGCTCCCCGCCCGCGGCAAGACCTACATCTCTAAGAAGCTGACCCGCTACCTCAACTGGATCGGCGTCCCCACGAAGG TGTTCAATGTGGGTGAGTACCGCCGGGAGGCCGTGAAGCAGTACAGTTCCTACAACTTCTTTCGCCCCGACAACGAAGAGGCCATGAAAGTGCGAAA GCAGTGTGCCTTAGCTGCCCTGAGAGATGTCAAAAGTTACCTGGCAAAGGAAGGGGGACAAATCGCG GTTTTCGATGCCACCAATACTACTCGAGAGAGGAGACACATGATTCTTCATTTTGCCAAAGAAAACGACTTCAAG GCCTTTTTCATTGAGTCTGTGTGTGACGACCCCACAGTTGTGGCCTCCAACATCATG GAAGTTAAAATCTCCAGCCCGGATTACAAAGACTGCAACTCGGCAGAAGCCATGGACGACTTCATGAGGAGGATCGGCTGCTACGAGGCCAGCTACCAGCCCCTCGACCCCGACAAGTGGGACAG GGACCTGTCGCTGATCAAGGTGATCGACGTGGGCCGGAGGTTCCTGGTGAACAGGGTGCAGGACCACATCCAGAGCCGCATCGTGTACTACCTGATGAACATCCACGTGCAGCCGCGCACCATCTACCTGTGCCGGCACGGCGAGAACGAGTACAACCTGCAGGGCAGGATCGGGGGCGACTCGGGCCTGTCCAGCAGGGGCAAGAAG TTTGCCAGCGCCCTGAGCCAGTTCGTGGAGGAGCAGAACCTGAAGGGGCTCCGGGTGTGGACCAGCCAGCTGAAGAGCACCATCCAGACCGCGGAGGCCCTGCGGCTGCCCTACGAGCAGTGGAAGGCGCTCAACGAGATCGACGCC GGCGTCTGCGAGGAGCTGACCTACGAGGAGATCAAGGACACCTACCCCGAGGAGTACGCGCTGCGCGAGCAGGACAAGTACTACTACCGCTACCCCACCGGGGAG TCCTACCAGGACCTGGTCCAGCGCCTGGAGCCCGTGATCATGGAGCTGGAGCGGCAGGAGAACGTGCTGGTCATCTGCCACCAGGCCGTGCTGCGCTGCCTGCTGGCCTACTTCCTGGACAAGAGCGCAG AGGAGATGCCCTACCTGAAGTGCCCCCTTCACACCGTCCTGAAGCTGACGCCTGTCGCCTACG GTTGCCGCGTGGAGTCCATCTACCTGAACGTGGAGTCGGTCAACACACACCGGGAGCGGTCGGAG GATGCAAAGAAGGGACCTAACCCGCTCATGAGGCGTAATAGTGTCACCCCGCTAGCCAGCCCCGAGCCCACCAAAAAGCCTCGCATCAACAGCTTTGAGGAGCACGTGGCCTCCACCTCGGCCGCCCTGCCCAGCTGCCTGCCCCCGGAGGTGCCCACCCAGCTGCCCGGACAA
- the PFKFB3 gene encoding 6-phosphofructo-2-kinase/fructose-2,6-bisphosphatase 3 isoform X2 has product MSTFQPSRQHQIQCPACGPKLTNSPTVIVMVGLPARGKTYISKKLTRYLNWIGVPTKVFNVGEYRREAVKQYSSYNFFRPDNEEAMKVRKQCALAALRDVKSYLAKEGGQIAVFDATNTTRERRHMILHFAKENDFKAFFIESVCDDPTVVASNIMEVKISSPDYKDCNSAEAMDDFMRRIGCYEASYQPLDPDKWDRDLSLIKVIDVGRRFLVNRVQDHIQSRIVYYLMNIHVQPRTIYLCRHGENEYNLQGRIGGDSGLSSRGKKFASALSQFVEEQNLKGLRVWTSQLKSTIQTAEALRLPYEQWKALNEIDAGVCEELTYEEIKDTYPEEYALREQDKYYYRYPTGESYQDLVQRLEPVIMELERQENVLVICHQAVLRCLLAYFLDKSAEEMPYLKCPLHTVLKLTPVAYGCRVESIYLNVESVNTHRERSEDAKKGPNPLMRRNSVTPLASPEPTKKPRINSFEEHVASTSAALPSCLPPEVPTQLPGQNVKGQNVKGSRSSTDSSRKH; this is encoded by the exons CCTGTGGGCCGAAGCTGACCAACTCCCCCACGGTGATCGTCATGGTGGGGCTCCCCGCCCGCGGCAAGACCTACATCTCTAAGAAGCTGACCCGCTACCTCAACTGGATCGGCGTCCCCACGAAGG TGTTCAATGTGGGTGAGTACCGCCGGGAGGCCGTGAAGCAGTACAGTTCCTACAACTTCTTTCGCCCCGACAACGAAGAGGCCATGAAAGTGCGAAA GCAGTGTGCCTTAGCTGCCCTGAGAGATGTCAAAAGTTACCTGGCAAAGGAAGGGGGACAAATCGCG GTTTTCGATGCCACCAATACTACTCGAGAGAGGAGACACATGATTCTTCATTTTGCCAAAGAAAACGACTTCAAG GCCTTTTTCATTGAGTCTGTGTGTGACGACCCCACAGTTGTGGCCTCCAACATCATG GAAGTTAAAATCTCCAGCCCGGATTACAAAGACTGCAACTCGGCAGAAGCCATGGACGACTTCATGAGGAGGATCGGCTGCTACGAGGCCAGCTACCAGCCCCTCGACCCCGACAAGTGGGACAG GGACCTGTCGCTGATCAAGGTGATCGACGTGGGCCGGAGGTTCCTGGTGAACAGGGTGCAGGACCACATCCAGAGCCGCATCGTGTACTACCTGATGAACATCCACGTGCAGCCGCGCACCATCTACCTGTGCCGGCACGGCGAGAACGAGTACAACCTGCAGGGCAGGATCGGGGGCGACTCGGGCCTGTCCAGCAGGGGCAAGAAG TTTGCCAGCGCCCTGAGCCAGTTCGTGGAGGAGCAGAACCTGAAGGGGCTCCGGGTGTGGACCAGCCAGCTGAAGAGCACCATCCAGACCGCGGAGGCCCTGCGGCTGCCCTACGAGCAGTGGAAGGCGCTCAACGAGATCGACGCC GGCGTCTGCGAGGAGCTGACCTACGAGGAGATCAAGGACACCTACCCCGAGGAGTACGCGCTGCGCGAGCAGGACAAGTACTACTACCGCTACCCCACCGGGGAG TCCTACCAGGACCTGGTCCAGCGCCTGGAGCCCGTGATCATGGAGCTGGAGCGGCAGGAGAACGTGCTGGTCATCTGCCACCAGGCCGTGCTGCGCTGCCTGCTGGCCTACTTCCTGGACAAGAGCGCAG AGGAGATGCCCTACCTGAAGTGCCCCCTTCACACCGTCCTGAAGCTGACGCCTGTCGCCTACG GTTGCCGCGTGGAGTCCATCTACCTGAACGTGGAGTCGGTCAACACACACCGGGAGCGGTCGGAG GATGCAAAGAAGGGACCTAACCCGCTCATGAGGCGTAATAGTGTCACCCCGCTAGCCAGCCCCGAGCCCACCAAAAAGCCTCGCATCAACAGCTTTGAGGAGCACGTGGCCTCCACCTCGGCCGCCCTGCCCAGCTGCCTGCCCCCGGAGGTGCCCACCCAGCTGCCCGGACAA